From the genome of Palaemon carinicauda isolate YSFRI2023 chromosome 6, ASM3689809v2, whole genome shotgun sequence, one region includes:
- the LOC137642980 gene encoding KRAB-A domain-containing protein 2-like has translation MLKNLQKKYTNIPTKAVELFKSLCQECQKKRKRPMTKGFSDNGSEFTSQVITEVKEVWPKLTLVYVKPRHHGSVERANGDIKDMLVAWMADNDSQDWPTGIMFVSSRKTVLSTPG, from the exons atgttgaaaaacttacaaaagaaatatacaaacattccaactaaggccgttgagctgttcaagtcactctgtcaagaatgccaaaagaaacgaaaacggccGATGACGAAGGGATTTTC cgataacggatccgagttcacatcacaagtcattacagaggtgaaggaagtttggccaaaactaacactggtgtATGTTAAGCCTCGCCATCATGGGTCGGTTGAGCGTGCAAACGGTGATATcaaagatatgctggtggcatggatggctgacaatgactcacaagactggcctacTGGCATCATGTTTGtcagttccagaaaaacagtgctctcgactccgggataa